From the genome of Muricauda sp. SCSIO 64092, one region includes:
- a CDS encoding OmpA family protein yields MLKKILLCSSVILGICATGSAQERRLERANKKYNEYSFSPAIDIYKRVLEKGYESADLLKRLGNSYYFNAKYEEAAPIYKQLITKYGDNDSIITPDFYFRYAQTLKTLGDDEDADKMLATFSELTKSSGVIDALEEDYLAKIEENSGRYSIKNFPYNSRLSDFAPTFYEDGLIFSSDRDTGNLARYRHTWNSKDFLDLYSVSLNGDNNRVKKVSGDVNTRLHESTSAITKDGTTMYFTRNNFLDGKRYEDDNGTIRLKIYQATLVDGEWIDITELPFNSDDYSVAHPVLSPDEKQLYFASDMPGTLGESDLWKVRIVGDGTFGPPINLGRNINTEGRETFPFITDKDVLYFSSDGHPGLGGLDVFATKIAFDEYDQPIVNVGRLVNSKYDDFSFIIDEESREGYFSSNRVEGGMGEDDIYGFSENEPLQLDCIQEVTGTVRDRISNEILVGATVKIIDEENKEVSSTITDSKGAYVLALDCSKGNFVRALMEGYIPSEEFLPESYGKPRIVDFYLERDVVTGGFGDDLAKLLQLSTIYFDLNKYNIRPDAEIEIQKVIVAMEKYPSLKIKVNAHTDSRGNDAYNLWLSQQRAESTVDYMVSKGISRDRLEGEGFGEKLLLNECDDGIRCSREKHQLNRRSEFIILE; encoded by the coding sequence CGATTGGGCAATTCCTATTATTTTAATGCAAAATATGAGGAAGCGGCTCCTATTTACAAGCAGTTGATAACTAAATATGGCGATAATGATAGTATCATTACCCCTGATTTTTACTTTAGGTATGCCCAAACCTTAAAGACCCTGGGAGATGATGAAGATGCCGATAAGATGTTGGCAACGTTTTCCGAGCTTACCAAAAGTAGCGGTGTCATAGATGCTCTTGAGGAAGATTATTTGGCCAAAATAGAGGAGAATTCCGGGAGGTATTCCATCAAAAACTTCCCCTACAATTCAAGGCTTTCCGATTTTGCCCCTACATTTTACGAGGATGGATTGATTTTTTCCTCGGATAGGGATACGGGTAACTTGGCCCGATACCGTCATACCTGGAATTCCAAGGATTTTTTGGATTTGTATTCAGTCAGTTTGAATGGCGACAACAATAGGGTGAAAAAAGTGTCTGGAGATGTTAACACGAGACTGCACGAATCTACTTCCGCAATTACCAAGGATGGAACCACGATGTACTTCACCAGAAATAATTTTTTGGATGGAAAGCGCTATGAAGATGATAATGGAACAATTCGATTAAAGATTTATCAAGCGACTTTGGTAGATGGCGAATGGATCGATATTACGGAACTTCCTTTTAATAGTGATGATTATTCGGTAGCCCATCCTGTTTTAAGCCCAGATGAAAAGCAGCTGTATTTTGCTTCGGATATGCCAGGAACATTGGGAGAATCGGATTTATGGAAGGTAAGAATTGTTGGGGATGGCACCTTTGGTCCGCCAATAAATCTTGGTAGGAATATCAATACCGAAGGTCGCGAAACCTTTCCATTTATTACGGATAAAGATGTCCTCTACTTCTCTTCCGATGGTCATCCGGGATTGGGAGGTTTGGATGTTTTCGCTACAAAAATTGCTTTTGATGAATATGACCAGCCCATTGTAAACGTGGGCAGATTGGTCAATAGTAAATACGACGACTTTTCTTTCATCATTGACGAGGAAAGTAGGGAAGGATATTTTTCTTCAAATCGTGTTGAAGGGGGAATGGGAGAGGATGATATTTATGGATTTTCTGAAAACGAACCTTTACAATTGGATTGTATACAAGAGGTAACCGGCACGGTGAGGGATAGGATATCCAATGAGATTTTGGTGGGGGCCACCGTTAAGATCATTGATGAGGAGAACAAAGAAGTCTCTTCCACCATAACCGATTCCAAAGGAGCGTACGTATTGGCATTGGACTGTTCCAAGGGAAATTTTGTTAGGGCTTTAATGGAAGGGTACATACCATCGGAAGAATTTCTACCGGAATCCTATGGAAAACCAAGGATTGTGGACTTTTATCTGGAGAGGGATGTGGTCACCGGAGGATTTGGGGATGATTTGGCCAAGTTACTTCAATTAAGTACGATTTATTTTGATTTGAACAAATACAATATCAGGCCGGATGCGGAGATTGAAATCCAGAAGGTAATCGTTGCCATGGAGAAATATCCGAGTTTAAAAATAAAGGTCAATGCCCATACGGACAGTAGGGGGAACGATGCCTACAATTTATGGCTTTCCCAACAAAGGGCAGAATCCACTGTGGATTATATGGTCTCCAAAGGAATTTCCAGGGACCGTTTGGAAGGGGAAGGTTTTGGGGAAAAATTGCTTCTGAACGAATGTGATGATGGTATTCGTTGTTCTCGGGAAAAGCATCAATTGAACAGAAGATCGGAGTTTATTATTCTTGAGTAG